A part of Desulfovibrio sp. JC010 genomic DNA contains:
- a CDS encoding HEAT repeat domain-containing protein: MSMLTGFREKSFLDKISVLNEVATVKDPAELEALIELFQNPLGDTSVDYMVVTALNGVLSVDEQKTVDLLGKEDGKLRTLCIRVCGEFQFKDAVPVLLGMAEGSSDPDFLFEVLTSLSKIGGPEALDLFRSNINNEDDLIVVMSIEMLAELKDEESIPALKAFVERNNEDANYEVCDLTTWKAVEALAAIGSDAGLDFIVANLHHRNPTVRRVVTDSLTSLGGMAVPFLTKVISPDSDKDDMILAANVLGFIGEKDGLDVLMDAIEKQYSTDSSVKYAIYEAIGRIGTLKAVVSLFDGLEDEDELITVAVMTGLDGLANPGVTKKMVELIGAGGSKAGKILRAIVTAKAVNVFQGLYSEGKIGRFLMNAVVASKDSEVHEAFRVKLAEIGGEEAEADIARLPEAVEVGGKKALAVDDSKSMLALYRSILTAAGYEPTVAENGQEAYTHIELNEEFDVIITDMNMPVMDGMEFVSKLRQTDGYADIPVIMVTTESEYSQQELARKTGVNDFITKPFTADQLKSKIAEYVS; encoded by the coding sequence ATGTCTATGTTAACCGGTTTCAGGGAAAAATCTTTCTTGGACAAGATCAGTGTCCTCAATGAGGTCGCCACCGTTAAAGATCCGGCGGAGCTGGAGGCACTGATTGAACTTTTTCAGAATCCTCTCGGAGATACCTCCGTAGATTATATGGTCGTCACCGCTTTGAACGGTGTTCTTTCCGTTGATGAACAGAAAACTGTTGATTTGCTGGGCAAAGAAGACGGCAAATTACGAACTTTGTGTATCAGGGTTTGCGGCGAGTTTCAGTTTAAGGATGCTGTTCCCGTATTGCTTGGGATGGCTGAAGGAAGTTCCGATCCTGATTTTCTGTTCGAAGTCCTGACTTCCCTGTCTAAAATAGGTGGTCCGGAAGCCCTCGACCTTTTCCGCTCCAATATCAATAATGAAGATGACCTGATTGTGGTCATGTCCATTGAGATGCTGGCCGAGCTTAAGGACGAAGAGTCAATCCCCGCCCTTAAAGCTTTTGTTGAGCGTAACAACGAAGACGCCAATTATGAAGTGTGTGACCTGACCACATGGAAGGCTGTGGAGGCCCTTGCGGCCATCGGCAGCGATGCCGGGCTTGATTTTATTGTTGCCAACCTGCACCACCGCAACCCAACTGTACGCCGGGTGGTTACCGATTCACTGACATCTCTTGGCGGTATGGCTGTTCCGTTCCTTACCAAAGTGATCAGTCCTGATTCCGACAAGGATGACATGATCCTTGCGGCCAACGTGCTCGGTTTTATAGGTGAGAAAGACGGCCTTGATGTGCTCATGGATGCCATTGAAAAACAGTACTCCACCGACTCCAGCGTGAAGTACGCCATCTACGAAGCCATCGGCAGGATCGGTACTTTGAAGGCTGTTGTCAGCCTTTTTGACGGTCTGGAAGATGAGGATGAACTCATCACCGTGGCTGTAATGACCGGTCTGGACGGATTGGCTAATCCGGGTGTAACCAAAAAAATGGTGGAATTGATCGGCGCGGGCGGAAGCAAGGCCGGTAAAATCCTGCGGGCTATTGTCACCGCCAAGGCAGTGAATGTTTTTCAGGGACTGTACAGCGAAGGCAAAATCGGTCGCTTCCTGATGAATGCGGTTGTCGCTTCCAAGGACTCCGAAGTGCATGAAGCCTTCCGGGTCAAGCTTGCTGAGATCGGCGGCGAAGAAGCCGAGGCCGATATTGCAAGACTTCCTGAAGCTGTGGAAGTGGGCGGCAAAAAGGCTCTGGCCGTGGATGACTCCAAGTCCATGCTGGCCCTTTACCGCAGTATCCTGACTGCTGCCGGCTATGAGCCCACCGTGGCTGAAAACGGACAGGAAGCATACACCCACATTGAACTGAATGAAGAGTTTGATGTGATCATCACTGATATGAACATGCCGGTCATGGACGGAATGGAATTCGTATCCAAGCTCCGCCAGACTGACGGCTATGCGGACATCCCGGTGATCATGGTCACCACCGAGTCCGAATATTCCCAGCAGGAGCTGGCCCGTAAAACCGGGGTGAACGATTTCATCACCAAACCGTTCACCGCCGACCAGCTGAAGTCCAAGATAGCTGAATACGTCTCTTAG